TCAAGTTTCCAAGAATTTCACACTCTAGATAGAAAGAGTGAGGCTGAGTAGAAGTACTTAACCCCAGCACTGGCAAAGGCTGGCTAAAGTACTTACAGTGactaaagagaaaagaaaagtaaaaaaaagaaaaactgagTAAGGAAGAAAGAGTTACTTACAATAAATCATCTCTATATGGTGTCACACGCTAGCTAAGGGTCTTTTCCTTGAATTATCCAACTTGTGTATCCTATTGCTATATCATGTCATGTCCACTCCAAGATGCATGCATGACAAACATTCGCATCACTAACAGCTAGCTAGTAGCATGCAGCATGGGATATATATGCATGCTATGCTTTGCAGTAAGAATGTTTCAcaaattgagaaaataaaaaaactagtatAAATTAAGTCTGCAAGATGTAAGAAAATAAAGTGCTAGCTCGAACATGAAACTTAAACAAACTTATCCCGAGATATACTAACTCGGCTAAAGCTAACGTGGAGTGGCACATTCTTTAGTACTGTAAGCAACAtagcttttcttcttttctgatATCTGTGCTTGATCGTGTTAGCCGAATCTTATAACCGTATGTAGGCAAAAACTAGTGTGTGTGTGATAGCGTTGAATTGATTCTAGAACgcttataaaaaacaaataagtgTTGAGCTAACTAGCGCATGTGTCTTAAGTAAATCAATCATTCAAGAGAAAGTTTTGTAGCGAAATGAGATCACAACGTGTCAGATAGCAGAAACACAAAACATTACATGCACACGCAGTTATACAATTAAAGCAAGCCCATGTATATAGTACACAAAATACTCAactggatgaaaaaaaaaactaaaaaaaaacaaaacataaacacAAATCAATAACCGGAATTGAAATGACAAGAAGAGAATATATCAATTCTATCATGTCCGCGTTAATTTCTGTCAAGTGATGATGGTGGAACTTGGAATGAAGTCAAGTCGAGGAGTTCAGTGGAACACATATCCAAATCGTTTGAGAATTTCTCTGATCCATCAAGGACATAACAATTCGGGTGATGCGGTTATTGACCACATACacatgttatatatatggtCAAAGTTACAAGAGATGAGTAgcggaagaagaagcaagaccTGACATATCAGTCCATGAATAGTATTGGTTATTTTCTGAAACATTGAGTGTTGATCTTGACAAATTCAAAGCTCCACTTTCTTCCATTTTAACCGATGGCATCTGAGAAACCCTAGAATTCGTTGCTATGTCTCCACCAAAACCAGAAGGTGTTTCAATCCCTTCATTTTGAAAAGGGTACGAACCAGCAGAAGTTGATTCAAAACCATTCAAGAAAGGAACCTGTTGTATGCGCCACTGATCCATTCCTCCACCAGCAGCTGAAGAATTACCAATCTGAAACCCCATGTTCTCGTTCTGTCCGTGAATCTCACGCAACCCGAGACCCATGTTTCCAACAGCATAACGGTTAAGGTTCTGAAGAGAAGCCATGAAGGGAAGGTTCGGTGGCTGTGGCAACTGACCAACTAGTTCATGAGTGGTTCCACCAGAGGGTGTTGCACTCGTGGAACCAGAAAGTGTTTGTTTCTCCGATGATGCAGGAGACTTAGAGCGACTCCTTTTGTTCTTCTTGTTCCTACGGCACCCTCCACCCACAGGAACGTTTCTTAGAGCACCCCCACTTGTCCAATAGCGCCTACAAGTCTTACAGAAATGGCGTGGTTGAGAGAGGCTATAGTTGTTGAAGTAGCAAAATTTAGTGTTGGTGGAATCGCAACGTGGACACTTGAGAGCTGCTTCTGGTGGTGGTATCTTAGCTAGCCTAGCTCGATCTGCCATGGAACCTGGCCTGATTGAACCAACAGAACCTCCCACATGAGGTTGATGTGGTGGCAAAGGTGGAAGAAGCTGGGAGTTATCACCACCATTATTACTTGCTTGAGGATGGTTTGGTTGCTGCAAAAACAGATCAagaacaaaaggaaaagaaaggaaagaagaaaaaattaattatatgatggCAATTGGAAACAAAATCTGGTATATTCAAGGAGATATTACAAGGAATAGGAATAATATTAGCTTttgcaattataattttttttttttgttttgaactttctTTTTAGGGTTCAGAAGCTGTGGCTGAAAATTGAGGAAAAACTTACCTGCTGCCAATTGGGAGGATCTACAAAGACTGGAATAGAGGAGAAAACCATGGTGTTCCAatgcttttatgttttttctttttataaagttTGATGGCTCTTTAGGGAGATGGTGGGAGAATCACACCAAGGGAATACCAGAGAggagaaagaaagggaaaaagagCATTAAAGGAGGAGGAGGGTGGAGGGAAAGAAAGCAGGAAGAggctttaatttcttttctttgcgCTTATTCCCTCATTCCtcatctctttttgttttatttattttttagggttttGAGTGGACGAAGTTTCTTAACCtataagcttctttttttttaatggctTGGTCTGTAAATTTGTTCAGCAAAAGGGGATAGTGGCTCCCATGCATGGAAGAGAAAGTTATGATTACTGTGTATATATGCGTGTGTGTGGCAACATTGCTAATCGCTGTCTATTCATGGATGATGGTGGAATCAGCttacataatcaaattaaaagatttttaacCTTAACAATCGAGCTGACATATTGACATGTTCCCAAGTACACTATTAAATTAATACTCAAACAaccaaaatgaaatgaaataaaattatgaacatCACACGTTGGAGTAAATCTTATAATTCAGACACTTAAAAAGCCTAACTGATTAAATAGCCCTACGCTTGCAGTTCATGAAcaagtgtattttttaaaattaaaaaaaatataaaaagtactcCAATTCATATAAAAGGTTCAGAAAAACGAAACATTCAGAACTGAGTAAT
Above is a window of Glycine soja cultivar W05 chromosome 12, ASM419377v2, whole genome shotgun sequence DNA encoding:
- the LOC114378268 gene encoding dof zinc finger protein DOF3.6-like yields the protein MVFSSIPVFVDPPNWQQQPNHPQASNNGGDNSQLLPPLPPHQPHVGGSVGSIRPGSMADRARLAKIPPPEAALKCPRCDSTNTKFCYFNNYSLSQPRHFCKTCRRYWTSGGALRNVPVGGGCRRNKKNKRSRSKSPASSEKQTLSGSTSATPSGGTTHELVGQLPQPPNLPFMASLQNLNRYAVGNMGLGLREIHGQNENMGFQIGNSSAAGGGMDQWRIQQVPFLNGFESTSAGSYPFQNEGIETPSGFGGDIATNSRVSQMPSVKMEESGALNLSRSTLNVSENNQYYSWTDMSGLASSSATHLL